One genomic segment of Erythrolamprus reginae isolate rEryReg1 chromosome 2, rEryReg1.hap1, whole genome shotgun sequence includes these proteins:
- the LOC139159814 gene encoding zinc finger protein 345-like yields MEGQSPDDAQAGKGRPAAQSGSYGKNRTSPGQESQEEEAKSSQVQCCHFRKVQFQEGKSPRDVCTQLHRLCRQWLQPERHTKAQMLDLVLLEQFLAVLPPEMEKWVRECGVETSSQAVALAEAFLLTQEEEEIQEELQKSLEAVTENPEVEKDSFRSSQEMRFKETLHKDQSQHTTPESRKLSLEISESPPLRGGAEELAEPLLQDVAVYFSKEEWSQLDANQKALHGEVMLEISRNLFSLGFNVRKDKNSKEECQAIHLKEEKGKFADQMQTNSDETKQSQGGIKKGFPRISWSPNHTNIDTGERPYQCMESGKSFNKSDHLNSHKKTHSEEKIDICMECGKTFCNNNSLKTHERNHKGEQLYKCLECAKEFTLKGKRIHTGEKPYQCMECGKSFNKKCALIQHRTIHTEKKPCQCKKTCSNHSLTRHQRIHKGKKPYKCMECGKSFGCSSSLNSHKRIHTEEKPYQCVECGKAFRRSSHLNIHKRIHTGEKPYQCMECGKSFTSSSNLNSHEKIHTGEKPYQCMECGKSFTCSSNLNSHQKIHTGEKPYKCVECGKTFTRNSYLNSHKRVHTEGKPYQCMECGKRFTYSSRLNYHKRIHTGEKLYQCAECGKTFTFPSDLNSHKRIHTDEKPYQCLECGKAFRQSSSLNSHKRIHKREKPYQCVECGKGFKWTSALTSHKRIHSTAHNLFSSK; encoded by the exons ATGGAGGGACAAAGCCCAGATGATGCACAAGCTGGAAAAGGCCGTCCAGCTGCTCAGTCTGGGAGTTATGGGAAGAATAGAACAAGTCCTGGGCAGGAGAGCCAAGAAGAGGAAGCCAAGAGTTCACAGGTCCAATGTTGTCACTTCAGAAAAGTGCAATTCCAGGAGGGGAAGAGTCCCCGAGATGTTTGCACTCAGCTTCACCGCCTTTGCCGTCAGTGGCTGCAGCCGGAAAGACACACCAAGgctcagatgctggacctggtgctcCTGGAGCAGTTCCTGGCTGTCCTTCCCCCTGAGATGGAGaaatgggtgcgggagtgtggagtggagaccagttcccaggcggtggccctggccgaagccTTCTTGCTGacccaggaggaggaagagatacaAGAAGAGTTGCAG AAATCCTTGGAAGCTGTAACTGAGAATCCCGAGGTAGAGAAAGATTCATTCAGATCTTCTCAAGAGATGCGGTTCAAGGAGACCttacacaaagatcaaagtcaacaTACCACACCAG AGAGTAGAAAGCTGTCCTTGGAAATTTCAGAATCACCTCCTCTTCGTGGTGGGGCTGAAGAATTGGCTGAACCGCTACTTCAG GATGTGGCTGTGTATTTCTCCAAGGAAGAGTGGTCTCAGCTGGATGCTAACCAGAAAGCTCTCCATGGAGAAGTCATGCTGGAGATTTCCAGGAATCTGTTTTCTCTGG gCTTTAATGTTCGAAAGGATAAGAATTCCAAGGAGGAATGCCAAGCCATCCATctgaaagaagaaaaggggaaatttGCAGATCAGATGCAAACAAACAGTGATGAAACAAAGCAATCACAAGGTGGAATTAAAAAAGGCTTTCCTCGGATCAGTTGGTCTCCTAACCATACAAACATCGATACGGGAGAAAGAccatatcaatgcatggaatCTGGAAAGAGCTTTAATAAATCCGATCATCTGAATTCTCATAAAAAGACACATTCAGAAGAGAAAATAGATAtctgcatggagtgtggaaagaccttctgTAATAATAACTCTCTTAAAACTCACGAAAGGAATCACAAGGGAGAACAGCTTtacaaatgcttggagtgtgcAAAGGAGTTTACTCTTAAGGgcaagaggattcacacaggtgagaaaccatatcagtgcatggagtgtgggaagagctttaATAAGAAATGTGCTCTGATTCAACATAGAACTATCCATACAGAGAAGAAGCCATGTCAATGCAAAAAAACCTGTTCCAATCATTCTCTCACGAGACATCAAAGGattcacaaagggaaaaaaccttataaatgcatggagtgtggaaagagctttggtTGTAGCAGTAGTCTTAAttcccacaaaaggatccacacagaagAGAAGCCATATCAATgcgtggagtgtggaaaggcttTTAGGCGGAGTAGTCATCTTAATAtccacaagaggatccacacaggagagaaaccgtatcaatgcatggagtgtggaaagagctttactagTAGCAGTAATCTTAATTCCCACGAAAAgatccacactggagagaaaccatatcaatgcatggagtgtggaaagagttttACGTGTAGCAGTAATCTTAATTCTCACcaaaagatccacacaggggagaagccgtataaatgtgtggagtgtggaaagacctttactcgcAATAGTTATCTTAACTCCCACAAGAGGGTTCACACAGAAGGgaaaccatatcaatgcatggagtgtggaaagaggttTACTTATAGCAGTCGTCTTAATTACCACAAGAGGatccatacaggagagaaactgtATCAATGCGCAGAGTGTGGGAAGACCTTTACTTTTCCCAGTGATCTTAATTCCCACAAGAGGATTCACACAGACGAGAAGCcatatcaatgcctggaatgcggaAAGGCTTTTAGACAGAGTAGTAGTCTTAactcccataagaggatccacaaaagagagaaaccatatcaatgTGTGGAATGTGGAAAGGGCTTTAAGTGGACTTCTGCTCTTAcctcccataaaaggatccactccACTGCACATAACTTATTTTCAAGTAaataa